From Pseudomonas sp. CCI4.2, one genomic window encodes:
- a CDS encoding DUF4129 domain-containing protein produces MRLTDASVTIRPRNPWEAIDLGVLLAREHRALLMSSWAIVTLPIFALLSLVFWDYPALAILSFWWLKPIFERLPLLILSQALFGSTPSLQQALKGWLRLIKPQWFASLTWRRLSMSRSFKMPVQQLEGLSGPARQQRIRVLSHGSLRAARWLTSIGSSLESTLWLGLMAVFYFLIPQQIRLDWSWNSVLDLQENWTWLEHLSNSFYALVLVFWEPIYVACGFTLYLNRRTELEAWDIELVLRRLRQRLIGSAYVMLIGVGLVFSAATPSAWADEQIYSCPLPPSDATAANRADAGPDSPRLTHQKLTSSAARESIKTLVAQPPFKNPETINGWRAIKNPSSAEHPALPGQWLLDLINWAEHAAKLFARVVEVLLWTAAVVLMSVLIWRYRAWLRTFVSRQTTRPIDRDSAQQLFGLHVSAQSLPDDVATAAERLWPNQPREALGLLYRALLNRLLTDYHLPLKNADTEGEVLRQVAHLKLNRLNEFSLTLTAHWQNLAYGHQLPDVHLQRELCEGWRQLFGRPSDNAKRP; encoded by the coding sequence ATGCGCCTCACTGACGCCAGCGTTACGATTCGTCCGCGCAATCCTTGGGAAGCCATCGATCTGGGCGTGCTGTTAGCGCGCGAACATCGTGCGTTGCTAATGAGCAGTTGGGCCATCGTTACGCTGCCTATATTTGCCCTCCTCAGTTTGGTGTTTTGGGATTATCCAGCACTGGCGATCTTGTCGTTTTGGTGGCTAAAACCGATCTTCGAGCGCTTGCCGTTACTCATCCTGTCTCAAGCGCTATTTGGCTCGACGCCCAGTCTTCAGCAGGCATTGAAAGGATGGCTGCGCCTGATAAAACCGCAGTGGTTCGCCAGTTTGACGTGGCGACGGCTGAGCATGAGCCGCAGCTTCAAAATGCCCGTGCAGCAACTTGAGGGTTTATCCGGCCCAGCACGCCAACAGCGCATCAGGGTTCTGAGCCATGGAAGTCTTCGCGCCGCCCGCTGGTTGACGTCCATCGGAAGCAGCCTGGAGTCGACATTGTGGCTGGGCTTGATGGCGGTCTTTTATTTTCTGATTCCGCAACAGATTCGCCTGGATTGGAGCTGGAACAGTGTGCTCGACCTTCAAGAAAACTGGACGTGGCTTGAGCACCTGAGCAATTCGTTTTATGCACTGGTACTGGTTTTTTGGGAGCCCATCTACGTGGCGTGTGGTTTCACGCTGTACCTGAACCGCCGGACCGAGCTGGAAGCCTGGGACATTGAATTGGTCCTGCGACGTTTACGCCAACGCCTGATCGGCAGCGCCTACGTCATGTTGATCGGCGTCGGGTTAGTCTTCTCGGCGGCTACGCCTTCTGCCTGGGCGGACGAACAAATCTACAGCTGCCCGTTGCCACCGTCAGACGCCACGGCAGCGAACCGAGCCGATGCCGGACCCGATAGCCCGCGATTAACTCACCAAAAGCTGACCAGCAGCGCCGCTCGCGAGAGCATCAAGACGCTGGTGGCGCAACCGCCATTCAAGAACCCTGAAACCATCAACGGTTGGCGTGCGATCAAAAATCCGTCATCTGCCGAGCACCCTGCGCTGCCCGGCCAGTGGTTATTGGACCTGATCAACTGGGCGGAGCATGCCGCTAAACTATTTGCCCGTGTCGTTGAAGTGCTGCTCTGGACTGCGGCCGTGGTCTTAATGAGCGTATTAATTTGGCGCTATCGGGCTTGGTTACGCACCTTTGTCAGCCGGCAAACCACCCGACCGATTGATCGCGACAGTGCGCAACAGCTTTTTGGCTTGCACGTAAGTGCACAAAGCCTGCCCGACGACGTGGCCACAGCCGCCGAACGTTTGTGGCCAAACCAGCCTCGCGAAGCACTGGGGCTGCTGTATCGGGCGCTGCTCAATCGGCTGTTGACTGACTATCACCTCCCGCTGAAAAATGCCGACACCGAAGGCGAGGTGTTACGGCAGGTCGCGCATCTCAAGCTCAACCGACTCAACGAGTTCAGCCTGACCCTGACTGCCCATTGGCAGAATCTTGCCTACGGGCACCAGTTGCCTGATGTGCATTTACAACGCGAGTTATGCGAAGGCTGGCGTCAATTGTTCGGTCGCCCATCCGACAACGCAAAGCGCCCATGA